Within Bacillus sp. FJAT-45350, the genomic segment ATGTTATGAGGTGTAAAAATGGCAAAGACAAATACGTTAGTAAAAATTTCGGCAACAGGAAAATGGGATGAACAAGTTAAATCAAGCCACAACATTCGAGAGTTCAACTCGTTTATTATGGATGAACCAGTCGAGTTAGGTGGCACTGATGAAGGAGCAAATCCAATGGAGTATATTGCGGCAGCGTTAAATGGTTGTAAAGCTGTCATGATCCCTCTCATTGCAAAGGAACAAGGTTTTACATTTACGAATCTTGATTTTGAAACGACAGGTGTCATTGATATTAGAGGTTTAATGGGAGAAGAAGGTGTTAACCCTCATTTTCAAAAGGTACGATTTACGGTAAAAATCGAAACAGAAGAGTCAGAAGAGGCAATTGAAAAGTTAAAAAGTGAAGTAGAAAGACGTTGCCCAGTATATAACTTATTAGCTGATGCAAATGTGAAAATTGATGCAATCTGGAAAAAAGCATAATAGAATGCTGAGGTACGTTGATTTTAAAGGAGATAAGGTGACACTTCGAGTAAAGAACTTATTAGCGTCACCTTTATTTTCCTCTCTGCTTTCTCCAATTACAAATTAACCCTCTTTGTTTTCCACGACTATAATTATAAATAGCAAATGCTCCCACAATTCCTATGAGTAAAGCAATAAAGAAGAATAATTCATACATAACGTTTACACCCCTTTTTAAATAATTGACCCACTTAGTATCTCACTGTATTGAGACTTTATTAATCAAAGAGTAGCTAGCTTTTAAATAAGAAAACAAGCTAAAAAATTAAGAGGTTACCCAGAAGGATTTTCAACCTTATGGACAACCTCTATGTATAGTAAATTTGATTATTAAAAATCAGATTTGAATTTTCTAAGGCGTAATGTATTTAATATAACAGACACGGAGCTGAACGCCATCGCTGCACCAGCTAACATTGGGTTTAAAAGAATACCAAAGAATGGATATAGCATCCCTGCTGCTACTGGAATTAGAACGATATTATAACCAAATGCCCATCCAAGGTTTTGCCAAATCATTTTCATCGTTTGCTTTGACAATCTTAATGCAGTTACAACGCTTCTAATATCACCACGCATTAACGTAATATTTGCCGTTTCCATTGCAACATCAGTACCTGTTCCAATCGCTATTCCTACATCAGCTTGTGCTAAAGCAGGAGCATCATTGATACCATCACCGACCATTGCTACTATCTTTCCTTCGTCTTGTAATTTTTTTACTTCTTCTGCTTTATGCTCTGGTAATACTTCTGCAATATAGTTCTCGATACCAGCTTCTTTGGCGATTGCTTTTGCTGTACGTTCATGGTCACCCGTTAGCATGATTACCTCAATCCCCATTAACTTTAAGACTTTCACTGCAGGAATAGTTCCTGCCTTTAATGTATCTGCTACAGCAATGACTCCTGCAAATTGGCCATCAACCGCCACATACATTGGCGTTTTCCCTTGATCTGCTAAGGCAATTGCTTTTTCTTCAAAGCTTTGGATATCAACCGAATATTTTTTCATTAACTTAAGGTTTCCAATTAAAACTTCTTTGTTACCTATAACTGCTAGTAAACCATGACCAACAATTGCTTCAAAGGATTCTGGCTTATCAATGTCTAGCTCTTTTTCTTTTGCAGCTTCAACAATTGCTTCCCCTAGTGGATGTTCAGATGCTGTCTCAACAGAAGCAGCTATCTTTAATAATTCATCTTCTGAAAACTTGTTAGTTGTCAATAAATCGGTTAGTTTTGGCTTACCTTCAGTAATTGTACCGGTTTTGTCTAATACAACAGTAGTAATTTTATGAGCTCTTTCTAAACTTGCTGCGTCTTTTATTAAAATCCCGTTTTCTGCCCCTTTTTCCGTACCTACCATAATTGCCGTCGGGGTTGCCAGACCTAAAGCACATGGACATGCAATGATAAGAATAGCAATAAATGTTGTTAAGGCAAAAATAAGACTTGGATCAGGTCCTACAAAATACCAAACAATAAACGATAACACTGCTGTTAGGACAACTGCAGGAACAAAATAAGCAGAAATAACATCAACAATACGCTGAATCGGTGCTTTTGATCCCTGTGCCTCATTCACCATGCGAATGATCTGCGCTAGCGCTGTTTCTTTACCAACTTTTGTTGCTCTAAATGTAAAACTACCTGATTTATTTATTGTTGCACCAATAACGGCATCATCGACAGTCTTCTCGACAGGGATTGATTCACCTGTTAACATCGATTCATCTATAGTCGACCTTCCTTTGATTACAATACCATCAACAGGAATTCGTTCACCTGGTCGCACCATAATTTCGTCATTAACTAGTACATCATCCACCTGAATTTCTTGTTCTACTCCATTACGAACAACTCTTGCTGTTTTTGCTTGTAAGCTCATTAATTTTTTTATGGCTGTAGATGTTTTTCCTTTTGCTTTGGCTTCAAAATAACGTCCAAGTAAGATTAATGTTGTAATGACTGTTGTTACATCATAGTATAGTTGATACGGAAAACCGATTTCAGTTAACTGGACAGGAAATAATGTCATTGCCCCACTATAAGCCCACGCAGCTGTTGTTCCCATTGCGACAAGAACATTCATATCAGCAGACTTATTTTTTAAGACTTTGTAACTGTTTCTATAAAATCTCCAACCTGGAACTAGTTGAATGTAACTCGTTAATAGTAATAAGAAAAAGGGATTGGCTAACCAACCAGGTACCCATCCTCCCCATCCATGCATCATATGAGGAATGCTACCTATTAGAACAATCGTTGTTAAAATTGCAGCAATCGTAAAATCTTTAAATAATTTCTCTGATTCTTCTTCGTTTTCATTTGTTGTTTCTCGTTCAGCCTTTTCATCAAGTAAGGTAGCTTCATACCCTGTTTTCTCTATTGCGTTTATGATTGCTTCCGTATTAATGACACCCTTTTTCCCTTCAACTTGAGCTTGACTTGCAGCAAGGTTCACATTAACCTTTTCTACACCTTCGACTTTAGAAATCATTTTTTCTACACGATTAACGCAAGAGGCACAAGTCATCCCTTTGACAGAGAACATTAATTTTCTCAGGTGATCTTCTTCATCTATCCTTTTTACATCGTAGCCAAGCTTTTCAATTGCTTGAATCACCTGCTCTGGTTTTACTGTTTCGTCAGCTTCTATTTGAGCTTGATTTGAAGCTAAATTAACATTAACTTCATGAACTCCTTCGACTTTAGCAACAATTTTCTCTACACGGTTTACACAAGAAGCACATGTCATACCTTTAACGGAAAAAATCATTTTTCCCATTTTATTTCTCCCCTTCAATCAAACATTGGTAAATAAACTGTTAACTTTCTTATAGTTTATTTAATTTCCCTTTTAACCGGTCGTATTCTTCTTCTGTAATATCACCTTTCACAAGTCGTTCAGTTAATAATTCAAAATTTCTGTTATTCCCCTGTCTACTAGAGTTATTCATATAATTTTTGATGAAATAAATTCCTACAAAAATTAATAACCCCCAAAACAGAATCATGCCAAACATCATAGGCCATCCCCCCATACCAGCGCACGCTTCATAAAAGTTCATCCTAATCATCTCCTCTCGATGATTAAAGTATAATTTAAAAATGTGCAGAATCTTTTGATAAAGTTATAAAATTACTCCCATTTATAACCAACACCCCAAATTGTTTTTAGGTGGTCACTAATAGGAAAGCCTGCTTTTCGGCACTTCTCACGGATATTTCGAACATGGGAATCTACTGTTCTGTCTTCAGTATCTGAATCTAACCCCCAAATCGTTTCAATTAATTTTTCACGACTAAATACAGTTTTCGGATGTTTAATCAGAAGCCCAATCATGTCAAATTCTTTTGGTGTTAATGAAATTTTATTATCTTTATAGAAAAATTCATGGTGCTTTGCATCCCAGACAAGTCCGTTGAATTCTACTTTCTCGACATGAAGAGCTCTCCGTAGTACCGCTTCAATCCGAGCTAAAAGCACATCTTCATCGAACGGTTTTGTAATGTAATCATCTGCTCCAACTTTCAAGCCTTTAACAACATCAGTACTTTGATCTCGAGCAGTTAACATAATGATAGGAATAGATGAAAATTCCCGTACTTGTTTTGCCACTTCCCATCCATCCATTTCTGGCATCATAATATCTAGTAAAATGAGATCGAACGATTGGCTTTCAATTAGCTCAAGTGCCTCACTTCCTGTGCTGCTTGTATGACATAGATACCCTTTTGGTTCTAAAAATAATGTGATTAACTGTTGCATCCTTATTTCATCGTCAACGATTAGTATTTTCATCATGGTTCATTTCCTCCTCCAAAAGGATAGTAAAAGTAGTCCCAGTACCGATCGTACTGGCTACCTCAATTTCTCCCTCGTGCCTTTCAATTATCTCTTTAGCAATCGTTAATCCTAATCCACTTCCACCTGTAGCTCGGGAACGAGATTTATCCACTCTGTATAAACGATCCCAAATAAACGGAATGTCCTTTTCGGCAATGCCTTCTCCTTCATCAGAAATAACGATAGCGATTTTACCATCTTCGTTGCCAACGGAAACTTGCACATTAGAGTTTGGTGGAGAGTACTTTAGAGCATTATCTAAAAAATTAATAATCACTTGTTCAAATCGTTGAGGATCGATACAAACATAGTGCCTTTCACTGCAGGTTAGAACAAGTGATACTCCTTCTCCTTCATAAAGTGTTTTAACTCTTACAATAATTTTCTCAAGAAATGGACGTAAGTGAACCCGCACTTTATGAATTTCAAATTGATTTTGGTCCATTTTTGCCAAATCAAATAAATCCTTTACTAATCTTGTTACATTGCTTACTTCTTCTTGTACGATAGTTAGATATTGCTCACGGTCTGTTGAAGATAGATTTGGTCGCTTTAGAATGTCTGCATACCCCTTGATGTACGTGAGGGGCGTACGTAATTCATGAGAAATACTAGCTAAAAATTCATGCCTCTCCTTCTTTAAACGCTCCAAATCATCAGATAGTGTTTGAATCGACATAGCCAGGTCACCAAGTTCATCTTCCCGGTAAATATCTAACGTTACGTCACTGCTACCTTTACTTAGCTTTTCTGTTACTACCTT encodes:
- a CDS encoding response regulator transcription factor produces the protein MMKILIVDDEIRMQQLITLFLEPKGYLCHTSSTGSEALELIESQSFDLILLDIMMPEMDGWEVAKQVREFSSIPIIMLTARDQSTDVVKGLKVGADDYITKPFDEDVLLARIEAVLRRALHVEKVEFNGLVWDAKHHEFFYKDNKISLTPKEFDMIGLLIKHPKTVFSREKLIETIWGLDSDTEDRTVDSHVRNIREKCRKAGFPISDHLKTIWGVGYKWE
- a CDS encoding OsmC family protein; translation: MAKTNTLVKISATGKWDEQVKSSHNIREFNSFIMDEPVELGGTDEGANPMEYIAAALNGCKAVMIPLIAKEQGFTFTNLDFETTGVIDIRGLMGEEGVNPHFQKVRFTVKIETEESEEAIEKLKSEVERRCPVYNLLADANVKIDAIWKKA
- a CDS encoding sensor histidine kinase, with protein sequence MKKLTFKLGMLFLTLMVLIGSILFFFLYISIVNERVDSETENLLSRGSSHRDVLENYFTSSTIHHVALMESEARTIVVITDEHFSVIDASNQVSEDIRQIIARSQSANFSHHGIVLESRWKTEPYLATVSPLYVDGSVKGYVYMFLQTEAINTMIRSLTSQFIIVGVLAIFLLGITTFFLSRLITEPLKQMKVVTEKLSKGSSDVTLDIYREDELGDLAMSIQTLSDDLERLKKERHEFLASISHELRTPLTYIKGYADILKRPNLSSTDREQYLTIVQEEVSNVTRLVKDLFDLAKMDQNQFEIHKVRVHLRPFLEKIIVRVKTLYEGEGVSLVLTCSERHYVCIDPQRFEQVIINFLDNALKYSPPNSNVQVSVGNEDGKIAIVISDEGEGIAEKDIPFIWDRLYRVDKSRSRATGGSGLGLTIAKEIIERHEGEIEVASTIGTGTTFTILLEEEMNHDENTNR
- a CDS encoding heavy metal translocating P-type ATPase yields the protein MGKMIFSVKGMTCASCVNRVEKIVAKVEGVHEVNVNLASNQAQIEADETVKPEQVIQAIEKLGYDVKRIDEEDHLRKLMFSVKGMTCASCVNRVEKMISKVEGVEKVNVNLAASQAQVEGKKGVINTEAIINAIEKTGYEATLLDEKAERETTNENEEESEKLFKDFTIAAILTTIVLIGSIPHMMHGWGGWVPGWLANPFFLLLLTSYIQLVPGWRFYRNSYKVLKNKSADMNVLVAMGTTAAWAYSGAMTLFPVQLTEIGFPYQLYYDVTTVITTLILLGRYFEAKAKGKTSTAIKKLMSLQAKTARVVRNGVEQEIQVDDVLVNDEIMVRPGERIPVDGIVIKGRSTIDESMLTGESIPVEKTVDDAVIGATINKSGSFTFRATKVGKETALAQIIRMVNEAQGSKAPIQRIVDVISAYFVPAVVLTAVLSFIVWYFVGPDPSLIFALTTFIAILIIACPCALGLATPTAIMVGTEKGAENGILIKDAASLERAHKITTVVLDKTGTITEGKPKLTDLLTTNKFSEDELLKIAASVETASEHPLGEAIVEAAKEKELDIDKPESFEAIVGHGLLAVIGNKEVLIGNLKLMKKYSVDIQSFEEKAIALADQGKTPMYVAVDGQFAGVIAVADTLKAGTIPAVKVLKLMGIEVIMLTGDHERTAKAIAKEAGIENYIAEVLPEHKAEEVKKLQDEGKIVAMVGDGINDAPALAQADVGIAIGTGTDVAMETANITLMRGDIRSVVTALRLSKQTMKMIWQNLGWAFGYNIVLIPVAAGMLYPFFGILLNPMLAGAAMAFSSVSVILNTLRLRKFKSDF